From a region of the Streptacidiphilus albus JL83 genome:
- a CDS encoding YhgE/Pip domain-containing protein encodes MSSPDVPAENETPQPQPRPPAPEQGFWAEWWDAVSPRTVALLFGVLLLQLAFILSYVGAFHSPQPHRIPVAVVAPAQVSARTVDQLNAIGSNPVKATAVADQALAEQQIRDDDTSAAFIVDPTSNTDTLLVSSAGGTSVSGAVTTVLTQVDAAQHRSLTVRDIVPLQPGDGRGLTGFYLVIGWIVGGYLVAALLGVAKGVRPATPRRAYFRLAAVVPYAVLSGLGGAFVVDQLLGALTGHFLALWLLGALLVASSATVTMAFQMLFGVLGIGVTVLVFVILGNPSAGGAYQPTLLPPFWRALSGALPNGAGTDAVRRIVYFGADGITGHLIVIAVYILGGAVIAAAGSHLQHHRLRRRGETASPTGEFDTDTAVA; translated from the coding sequence ATGAGTTCGCCCGACGTGCCCGCCGAGAACGAGACGCCGCAGCCCCAACCCAGGCCACCGGCTCCGGAGCAGGGCTTCTGGGCGGAGTGGTGGGACGCCGTGTCTCCTCGCACGGTCGCCCTGCTGTTCGGGGTGCTCCTGCTCCAGCTCGCGTTCATCCTGTCCTACGTGGGCGCCTTCCACTCCCCGCAGCCGCACCGGATACCCGTCGCCGTGGTCGCCCCGGCGCAGGTCTCGGCCCGGACCGTCGACCAGCTGAACGCGATCGGGTCGAACCCGGTGAAAGCGACCGCCGTCGCCGACCAGGCCCTGGCCGAACAGCAGATCCGCGACGACGACACCTCGGCCGCGTTCATCGTCGATCCGACGTCCAACACCGACACACTGCTCGTGTCCTCGGCCGGAGGCACCTCGGTCTCGGGGGCGGTCACCACCGTGCTCACCCAGGTCGACGCCGCGCAGCACCGCTCCCTGACGGTGCGGGACATCGTGCCCCTGCAGCCCGGCGACGGGCGCGGCCTGACCGGGTTCTACCTGGTCATCGGCTGGATCGTCGGCGGCTATCTGGTGGCTGCGCTGCTCGGCGTCGCCAAGGGAGTCCGGCCGGCCACACCGCGCCGCGCGTATTTCCGCCTCGCCGCAGTCGTCCCGTACGCCGTCCTGTCGGGACTGGGCGGCGCGTTCGTCGTCGACCAGCTCCTGGGCGCCCTCACCGGCCACTTCCTCGCCCTGTGGCTGCTCGGCGCGCTCCTGGTCGCCTCCTCGGCCACCGTCACCATGGCCTTCCAGATGCTCTTCGGCGTGCTGGGCATCGGGGTGACCGTGCTGGTGTTCGTGATCCTCGGCAACCCGTCCGCCGGCGGCGCCTACCAGCCCACCCTGTTGCCGCCGTTCTGGCGGGCGCTGAGCGGCGCCCTGCCCAACGGGGCCGGTACGGACGCGGTCCGACGGATCGTCTACTTCGGCGCCGACGGCATCACCGGTCATCTGATCGTCATCGCGGTCTACATCCTCGGCGGCGCGGTGATCGCCGCAGCAGGCTCGCACCTGCAGCACCACCGGCTCCGCCGGCGCGGCGAAACCGCTTCGCCGACCGGCGAGTTCGACACCGACACGGCCGTCGCCTGA